The Osmerus eperlanus chromosome 15, fOsmEpe2.1, whole genome shotgun sequence genome includes a window with the following:
- the xkr9 gene encoding XK-related protein 9 codes for MISSESQYTKLRWICTFLGLVLYLVDVWTDIVLGMTYFIARDFVWSGLTLLFMLLGAVSTQIFSYAWYRDDMRNVLINPDGNSRISGMSKCGLTLLHLSGMGVFTRYYHLLKKGGRAVWSDNTMEEKDQRLRLFCLATDLSMLKLFETFLESAPQLLLQLYIILGHNYRSTTQYVSLVASFVNITWSIVDYRRCLRRSLTHVNEMPSGLPLTVYMLYKLLTITSHILSYTLLLVLNIYSTIAMLIIWILGTIWAFWLQTNFCTSKGLEYLYRAIVGVILAFTFFNVKGQHTRSAMSVYYVFHILVNLCTPVLLLLLRPEVKDTEFLLPVTLLIDVTTVLGILCLVVYYTLLHPRENTRQSDEVDGQYIEPRSADGLTRFLQP; via the exons ATGATCTCTTCAGAGTCTCAATACACCAAACTGCGATGGATATGCACCTTTCTTGGACTAGTGCTTTACTTGGTGGATGTATGGACCGACATTGTATTAGGAATGACTTATTTTATAGCCAGAGACTTTGTCTGGTCCGGACTCACTCTTCTTTTTATGCTGCTTGGAGCAGTAAGCACACAGATATTCAGCTACGCCTGGTACAGGGACGATATGAGGAACGTCCTGATCAACCCTGATGGGAACAGTAGGATTTCTGGAATGTCCAAATGTGGACTTACTCTGCTCCACTTATCAGGCATGGGTGTCTTCACCAG gTATTATCACCTGCTGAAGAAGGGTGGCCGTGCTGTTTGGTCTGACAACACTATGGAGGAGAAGGACCAGAGACTACGACTGTTTTGTCTTGCCACCGATCTGAGCATGCTCAAACTGTTTGAGACCTTCTTGGAGAGTGCTCCTCAGTTGCTTCTTCAGCTGTACATCATTCTGGGCCACAACTACAGGTCCACCACacagt ATGTGTCTCTGGTGGCCTCGTTTGTCAACATCACCTGGTCCATCGTGGACTACCGGCGCTGTCTCCGCAGATCCCTGACCCACGTCAACGAGATGCCCTCCGGCCTGCCCTTAACTGTCTACATGCTCTACAagctcctcaccatcacctcacacatCCTGAGCTACACCCTCCTCCTGGTGCTGAACATCTACAGCACCATAGCCATGCTCATCATCTGGATCCTGGGGACAATTTGGGCCTTCTGGCTCCAGACAAACTTCTGTACATCCAAAGGTTTGGAGTATCTCTACAGGGCTATCGTAGGAGTCATCCTCGCCTTCACCTTCTTCAACGTTAAAGGCCAGCACACTAGATCAGCCATGTCTGTGTACTACGTGTTTCACATTCTGGTGAACCTGTGCACCCcggtgctgctgttgctgctgcggcCTGAGGTGAAGGATACAGAGTTCCTTTTGCCCGTCACGCTGTTAATTGATGTGACTACCGTTCTGGGGATATTGTGTTTGGTGGTCTACtacaccctcctgcaccccagaGAGAACACGCGGCAGTCTGACGAGGTGGATGGGCAATACATCGAGCCGCGCTCCGCGGATGGGTTGACTCGTTTCTTGCAGCCTTGA